TTTCCTGATGTCGGGAGGCAGGCTGTTGAACTTCTTGAGATTCATCATCCTCATGCCTCCGTGCGTACGGTACCAGTTGATCATGGTGACATATTTTGCCACATCGGCGAGTTTCAAGGACTCAAGTCCTTCAGTCGGACCTATCAGTCCGTCAAAGATGCCCTTCTGCAAACCCACATAGATTTCGGCATTCGATATAGAAATACCCTCTACGCCCAGCTCCTTGAGCGCGTTCGAAATGTCCCCCACGACTTTGATCCTCATGCCCTTCAGGTCGTCTATCTTTCGGACAGGTTTTCTGGTAATAAGCTGATTTAGTGATCCACCCCAACAGAGCACTTTCATGTCTTTATACTCTTGCTCAATCTCGGGAAATTTGGCGAGCATCTCTTTCCATATCTTGGCGCCCACGTCCAAGTTTGTCACACCATAGAAAAAGAGATAGCTTGCTCTAAGAATCTGAAAGCCGCTCTTGGACGTAGATGGGTTGATAAAGGCCATGTCAATGGCTCCCTGGGTGAGCTCTTCAACCGCATCCCTGCCGCCGATAACCGCTCCGCCCCAATAGGGTTTGAATTTCACTCGTCCATTGGTCTCTTTTTCAACCTTTGCCATCCATTTTCTGTCCACCACACTGAAAGGATGGTCCACACCGTACGGTGTGCCGTAGGTTAGTTCGATGACCTTTTGCTGCTGGGCCGCCGCAAAGCAGGGTAAAATAACGCTTATGAGGCAGACAGCCATAAGAAGCCCAATCGTGTTCCTAACTTTTCTCATTTTACTCTCCTTTTGCTTTTTTTCGCGACGACGGTTGACGTCGTAATCTTTCGGAGTTCTCACAAAATTGGATGTTTTCTATCTGTAAGTACTGTATTCTTTTGTAAATTCGAACATCATCTTCACGTTCTCCGGTTTAGCGTCATCGAGGCCCGTCGAAGCATCCATGATGAAACCGCCTCCCCTTCCGCAATGATCGATAAGCTTCTTGCAGTGGGCTTTCACATCTTCAGGCGTTCCTGTAGCAAGGACAGAGATGGGCAGTCCGCCTTTTATGCAAATACCATCTCCCAGGATATCTTTGGCCTTCGTCATATCCGTTGCCTCAAATGAGTAGCAGGCCTTTGCTGGCGGAATATCTTTTATGAACTCAAGCCGGGAGGTACAATCACCCTCCCAGAACGGGCAGGGATTGAGCCCCTCGTTGATGATGCCGATCATGAGTTCGCGGAACGTGGGCCAGTAAAAACGCTTGAATTGTTCGAGAGACATGAATCCGTCAAGCCCTTTGTGAAGAGGGATGAGAATCTTCGTGTTTCCAGATCTCTTCGCGCCAGCGAGGGCCATTTCCAGCATGTAAGGCAATAACTTTTCGCAGGCTTTCTCGACCAACTGAGGCCTCCTGTACATATCGAGCATAAGGCCCTTGGTTCCACGGAAGAAATCGCCCAGCGTGTCGAAGGGGGCTTGCGTGCCTCCTCCTGCCAGGGATGGGAATCCTTCCTCTTTCAACTTTTCATTGAATCTTTGAGCATAAGAACGGCTCTTAATGATTTCCTCGCCCGCCTTCATGAGGGTTTTAAGCGCGCTCTGAACTTCCGGCATACCGAATGCCCCAAAACCCACGAGGCCCAGATAATAGCTAATTATCGTGTGGATTGGCGGCAATTGTTCGAAGGCCTTGAGTTCTCCGCAGAGCCTGGGCCAGTACTTGCGCACCATGAAATCACTCGTGTCAGAAAGGAAATGATCGTACTCATCCGCCTTCATGTACTCACCTTCCACAAATTGGAAAGAAACATCGGCAGGCAACTGGCGTCCCGGCCACTTCAGCTGTTGAAAATCGAGGATATCGAGTAAAGGGCCGATACCTCTGGAGCCGAATGGGTTTTGAGCCATATCGGGCGCAAAATCGATGGTCGTCTTCAATTGTGCTTCCCAAACTTTGTCAAGATCGTACATCATATCTGCATGGGTAAACCCGCAGTAGCGTGCGGGGAAGAATGCAAAGGAAACAGCTATGGGCACCCTGTCAGGCGTTCTGAGCGCGATAGCATCTGCGTATCGTTTTTCCCGTTCGGCATAAAGCTCTTGAGGCGTCTTGTGCATATGGTCTTTTCTCCCGCTTATTGTTTTCTTCGCACCCGCTGTTTACAAGGCACAAAGTGTAGCTGATTCTTCAATCAGTGGTCTCAGGCAATAGTAACTTTCTGGCTCGTTACCTTCCTCCCCTGAGTCTCTGCACCTCGGTGAGAATCTTTGTACCCGGAAGCCCCTTGGCATCGAGATTCTTTGCTTCTTTGGCGGCTTTGTCCAGGATCAAGCTGTAGAATTTTGCCATGTCTTCCTTTGGGAGCGTAATGTACTCTACGCCGTTCTTCTTGCCGAATTCCTTTCCCTCCATGTCACTCTTTATCTGGTCGTTGTCCGACTCTGTAGAGAACCATTCGACGTTGCTCTGAAAGACCTTCTGGATGTCAGGGGGTAATTTGCTCCATGCAACAAGGCTCATGACGCGCGAGCCCGTACTGGGCCTTACCAGATTGAGCATAGTGTAATACTTGGCGACTTCAGCTAATCGCAGAATGTCGAGTGTATTGTAGGTGACGAATGCCCCGTCAAGGATGCCCTTCTGCATGCTCACGTAGACTTCCGTCATGGGCGAGTTTACTCCTTCTACACCCAGATCCTTGAGTACTGAGGTGATTTCACCGAGAGTCTTGACCCGCATGCCTTTCATGTCGGCAAGCTTGCGCACGGGTTTGCGGGCCAACAGATCATACTGGGTGCCCGAACTCCATCCCATGACCTTGAGCCCCTTATATTCGGCTTCAATCTCGGGGAACCTCTTCAGCATCTCGAAGAAGATGCGCCTTTCATCCGCAGGGTTTACACCTGTAAAGAAAAGGAACAGTGCCTTGGAGACGTCGTACCCTGTTTTTGCCTGACCCGGAGAGATGAACCCCACGTCAGCAACGTTTTTAACCATCTCATCCATGGCATTTGCCGAAGCCCCAATGATGGCCCCACCCCAGAATGGTTTGAACTTCACCCGTCCGTTGGTCTCCTTCTCTATCTTAGCCATCCATCTCTGATCTGTTTTGCTGAAGATATGGTCCGGACCGTAGGGCGTGCCATAGGTAAGCTCGATGACTTTCTGCTGGGCTATAGCGCCGGAAGGCATAACTGTT
The Syntrophorhabdaceae bacterium DNA segment above includes these coding regions:
- a CDS encoding uroporphyrinogen decarboxylase family protein; amino-acid sequence: MHKTPQELYAEREKRYADAIALRTPDRVPIAVSFAFFPARYCGFTHADMMYDLDKVWEAQLKTTIDFAPDMAQNPFGSRGIGPLLDILDFQQLKWPGRQLPADVSFQFVEGEYMKADEYDHFLSDTSDFMVRKYWPRLCGELKAFEQLPPIHTIISYYLGLVGFGAFGMPEVQSALKTLMKAGEEIIKSRSYAQRFNEKLKEEGFPSLAGGGTQAPFDTLGDFFRGTKGLMLDMYRRPQLVEKACEKLLPYMLEMALAGAKRSGNTKILIPLHKGLDGFMSLEQFKRFYWPTFRELMIGIINEGLNPCPFWEGDCTSRLEFIKDIPPAKACYSFEATDMTKAKDILGDGICIKGGLPISVLATGTPEDVKAHCKKLIDHCGRGGGFIMDASTGLDDAKPENVKMMFEFTKEYSTYR
- the dctP gene encoding TRAP transporter substrate-binding protein DctP, with translation MKKISVFIIALSIIVLMTTVMPSGAIAQQKVIELTYGTPYGPDHIFSKTDQRWMAKIEKETNGRVKFKPFWGGAIIGASANAMDEMVKNVADVGFISPGQAKTGYDVSKALFLFFTGVNPADERRIFFEMLKRFPEIEAEYKGLKVMGWSSGTQYDLLARKPVRKLADMKGMRVKTLGEITSVLKDLGVEGVNSPMTEVYVSMQKGILDGAFVTYNTLDILRLAEVAKYYTMLNLVRPSTGSRVMSLVAWSKLPPDIQKVFQSNVEWFSTESDNDQIKSDMEGKEFGKKNGVEYITLPKEDMAKFYSLILDKAAKEAKNLDAKGLPGTKILTEVQRLRGGR
- the dctP gene encoding TRAP transporter substrate-binding protein DctP translates to MRKVRNTIGLLMAVCLISVILPCFAAAQQQKVIELTYGTPYGVDHPFSVVDRKWMAKVEKETNGRVKFKPYWGGAVIGGRDAVEELTQGAIDMAFINPSTSKSGFQILRASYLFFYGVTNLDVGAKIWKEMLAKFPEIEQEYKDMKVLCWGGSLNQLITRKPVRKIDDLKGMRIKVVGDISNALKELGVEGISISNAEIYVGLQKGIFDGLIGPTEGLESLKLADVAKYVTMINWYRTHGGMRMMNLKKFNSLPPDIRKVFENNIEYYSRETDAYFTWMNSPQSMDVARKLGVEFITLSKEDMAKFYAPIKPMALKEAQDLDLKGLPGTKIYNEAQRLIAQYNAAK